CGGAGTACAACTGGCCGGGAAACGTGCGGCAGTTGAAAAACACCATCGAAAGAGCGGTCATTCTCTGTGAAAAAGAGAGGATTACGTTAAAAGAATTGCCGCTGTTGCGCGAGTCCGGCGAGTTCGAAGAGATGATCGAGCATGTCCCCGTCAACTGTGAAGAGTTAAAAAGGCTCAAAAAGCAGATCCGCGACCTGGCCGTGCAGAAGGTGGAAAAAAACTTTCTCTTCAACGCCCTGGCCAGGAACGACTGGAACATATCCCGCGCCGCCCGGGAGACCGGCATGCAGCGGACCAACTTTCAAAGCCTCATGAAAAAGCGCGGCATCACCCGTCCGGATTCATCAAAATAAGCAAGCTTCCACTCGAATCAATCCCGGTTCCGCTTTCCATACACTGAATATTTTTTCTATACACCCGCCCCGGCTTCTGATGGTGCCGACAAAACCATTTGAAATCTAAATTGTTTTGTAAGAATCCGCGCTGTCTGTCATCCGACGCCATATTTTTTTGGCATCTCTCCATCTGTATACAAAACGCATACACTACGGCGAAGCCATCAGGCCGGGCAAAATGTATAAAGGCAATATTATCAAATTGTTAAAAATAAATTTCCGCCATGGCATAAAAAATGAATTGGTAAAGGCAAAATGAAATGATTCCGCGTGAGCGGTACCCCACAACATAAGGAGGCAAAAATGGAAAACGTTCAAAGAATCATGGTGGTGGATGACGAAAAAGAGATTTGCCAGAATGTCGAAAAGATCCTCGGCAAAGGGGACTTCGAAATCGTTACGGCCCGGAGTGCCAAGGAGGCCCTGGAACTGATGGCCAAACAGTCTTTTGAACTGCTCATTTCAGACATTGTCATGCCGGAGATGAACGGGCTTTCCTTACTGAAACTGGCCAAGCAGCAGTGGCCCCTGACCAAAGCCATCATCATGACCGCCTATGCCTCCACCGATACGGCCATGAAGGCCATCCGCCTGGGCGCCCTGGATTATATTCAGAAGCCCTTTACCCCCGATGAGTTGAGGACAACGGTCGACAACGCTCTGTCCGGCAAGCTGGCGGAAGCGGCGGTGGCGCACCAGGAAAGAGAAGCCATCGAAGTGATCGGAATCGATATTCCCTATGATCGTGACGAGGTTGTCAGGCAGACCAGCGAGGACTATGCCGACCGTCTGAACCGTTCCGACATGCCGGAAATGAAGATCGCGCCGGCGGAAACCCTGGAAAACTATTGCGCCCTGGGCGAAATGGTCTGCGACATTTTCAAAAAACTCGGATCCACCTGCAAAGGCGGAAAAAAGAAGAATGAGTGCCCCCAGAAGGCGAAAAAAGCCGCGGCCAAACCCGCCGGCAGCCAGGTTGACGTAAAAAAACTGATCGGCATTGATCTGCCGTTTGACTACGAGGAAGTGGTCGCGGCTACCAGCGCTGAATACGTGACGCATATGGGCCGGGACGGATTCGCGTTCATGCCCTATGAAGAACTGAAAAAGTCGGTCCCCGCCGTAAAGACCGCCCCCGCGGAAGACGTGACCGCCGGAGATATTCTGGTCGTGGACGACGAAGTGGCCGTCAACAACAACGTCAGAAAGATACTGGCCAAAAACGGTCTTTCGGTGGATCAGGCCCTTTCCAAGGACGAGGCCCTGGCCAAGGTCAACCGGAACTCCTACAAACTGGTCCTCCTGGATTTGAGAATGCCCGGGGTCCAGGGACTGGAACTCCTGAAGGCCATCACCGAAACCCGGCCGGAGACCCGGGTGGTCATCATCACCGGATACGCCAGCATCGAAACAGCCGTGGAGTCGGCCCGGATCGGCGCCATCGACTATCTGCCCAAACCGTTTACGCCGGATGACCTGCGCCAGGTCACCGGCAATGCGTTGCGACTGGCGGCCTGATGACCCCGGCTTTTCGTTCATACCATCGCCCTGTCATATAAAAAGACCGGCCCGGAAGATATTCCCGGGCCGGCCTTCTAATTATCTTGTCTCAAGCGCGGTCAACAACGGCACTGATGACAATCATTGCCGGCGCATATCCTTAAATTGAGGCAAAGGCCGATCACGCCGATGTTTTTAATGATTTTGCCTTGACGGCATGTTTTCCGCTGATCAGACTTTCCAGGGTAATCTGATCCAGGCAGGCGAACAGGGCCTTGCCGGCTTCCATCCATACCCAGCGGGACAGGCAGTCCCCCGCCCTGGCGCACACACCGCAGTCGATTTCCCCGGACTCCGCGCATTCCGTCAACGCGGTCGTCCCCTCGAGACTTTTGACGATATCGGCTATGGTTATCACGCCAGGTGGCCGGGCGAGTTTATGGCCTCCGGACGGCCCCCGCTGGCTG
This genomic window from Thermodesulfobacteriota bacterium contains:
- a CDS encoding Rrf2 family transcriptional regulator; protein product: MRLTTKSRYGTRLLLDLALYGGEKPVPLRVISKRQGISLKYLEHLTTKLKKAGLIVSQRGPSGGHKLARPPGVITIADIVKSLEGTTALTECAESGEIDCGVCARAGDCLSRWVWMEAGKALFACLDQITLESLISGKHAVKAKSLKTSA
- a CDS encoding response regulator: MENVQRIMVVDDEKEICQNVEKILGKGDFEIVTARSAKEALELMAKQSFELLISDIVMPEMNGLSLLKLAKQQWPLTKAIIMTAYASTDTAMKAIRLGALDYIQKPFTPDELRTTVDNALSGKLAEAAVAHQEREAIEVIGIDIPYDRDEVVRQTSEDYADRLNRSDMPEMKIAPAETLENYCALGEMVCDIFKKLGSTCKGGKKKNECPQKAKKAAAKPAGSQVDVKKLIGIDLPFDYEEVVAATSAEYVTHMGRDGFAFMPYEELKKSVPAVKTAPAEDVTAGDILVVDDEVAVNNNVRKILAKNGLSVDQALSKDEALAKVNRNSYKLVLLDLRMPGVQGLELLKAITETRPETRVVIITGYASIETAVESARIGAIDYLPKPFTPDDLRQVTGNALRLAA